The nucleotide window GGTGCCGAAGATTGTTCCCTTGGGAACCCTGCAAAAGGTAATGCAGAAGCTTCTCCGGGAACGGGTTTCCATCCGTGATCTTCAGAGCATCCTTGAGACATTGGCCGATTACATGTCGCTGACCAAAAATGTCGATGTTCTGACCGGTTATGTACGGCAGTCGCTGGCCCGGGCCATTACCAGACAGTATCAGGATCCCAGTGGCAACATTACCGTCATGATGATTTCCCCCGCGGTGGAGGATAAAATTACCGGCGCGGTTCAGCATACGGAGTTTGAGTCTTTTGTTTCCCCCGATCCGAACATGGTGAAGGGGCTGGTCGGCAATCTGCAAAAACTGATCGTCTCCTTCACCGAAAAAGGACTCCAGCCGATTATTCTTTGCTCGCCCAATACGAGGATTTATCTCCGCAAAATACTGGAGAAATTTTTCCCGAATCTGGTCGTGCTGTCCCATAATGAAATTGTGCGGGACGTAAACATCCGCTCCCTCGGCATGGTGGAGTTGTAATATGCAGGTAAAGAGATACGAAGCGTCCAATATCAAGGATATTCTTGTGAAAATTAAGCGGGAGCTGGGGCCGGACGCGATTGTTTTATCCACGCAGCAACTGCCGGGAGAAAAGGGCCGTATCGAGGTGCTGGCCGCAATCGATAGCGGCTTTGAAAAAAAGGATCTTGCCAGGATAGTTTCTCCGAGGGCGGGAAGCGGCCGCGCTTTTGCAGCAGAAAACGACAGCTTATTATCACTGAAAAACGAAATAAGGGAAATAAAGTCGCTGCTGGGCCAGACGGGAAGAGGGAAAATTGAAGCGGCGCTGGCCGAGATAAAAGAGGGAATGGATGCCGTTATTGACCTTTCGGGTTCCCGAATTTACGAAAAAAGCGATGTTATGGCCCGGATTTATTCAGAACTTGTCGGCCGCGGATTGTCGAAAAAGAGTGCGCTCAAACTGTTGGCCGAGATCAGCGGCGCGGTTTCCCCTCCGGAAGGAATGGATTTTAAGCGGGGCTGGCTGAAGGCTGAAGAGGCGCTGAAGAGGGCGTTTGTCAAAACCAGGCAGGAGGAAAAGCGGGTCAAGGTATTTCTGGGACCTACCGGCGTCGGGAAGACCACAACGCTGGCGAAGCTTGCCGCCCGGTACGCGCTTGAACAAAAAAAATCGGTTGGCCTGATTACCGC belongs to Syntrophales bacterium and includes:
- the flhF gene encoding flagellar biosynthesis protein FlhF, translated to MQVKRYEASNIKDILVKIKRELGPDAIVLSTQQLPGEKGRIEVLAAIDSGFEKKDLARIVSPRAGSGRAFAAENDSLLSLKNEIREIKSLLGQTGRGKIEAALAEIKEGMDAVIDLSGSRIYEKSDVMARIYSELVGRGLSKKSALKLLAEISGAVSPPEGMDFKRGWLKAEEALKRAFVKTRQEEKRVKVFLGPTGVGKTTTLAKLAARYALEQKKSVGLITADTYRIGALEQLKTYAQIIDLPLAVADSREALHRALRRFADKDCILVDTPGRGGDAGSYLLRLKEMFSGEAAPEANMLLSLTASRENMMDVFARFDVFGCDQIIFTKLDECTHFGAIYDISERTGKPISYLTTGQNVPHDIEKANPDRLMELVFQSSYYGGADVLPV